The following is a genomic window from Lycorma delicatula isolate Av1 chromosome 6, ASM4794821v1, whole genome shotgun sequence.
GACTGTGAAGTTAGAtcagaaactaattctaaatgaatagctTTAGTAATGAGACATGAAAAGTGCTATATAACATTTACTGAAGGTCTTAGGCCTGTGTCCACCATGACGAATCATAATTGAACCGCCGTAGTTTACTGCACATCTAGAGAATGGTCGGAAAGGAATAACTCTGGAAGATTGGTAACTGACCAAGCTGTTGTACCTGGCTTTTTGCATTACATCAAAAGCACATCATACATTTACAAATGATAGAAGTAATTCTCTTACTATTTATAATCCAATATTTCTGACGTAAAGAATGATGTGTTAACTGAACACCCAAATGCTCAGCATTAATaatcagttttgtaatatttgcaTTTGGGTGTAAAATAAGAGGATGTTTAACATGGTAATCTAATACAGTGTTGTAATCTGCCTCCTACATGAAGTAAGCCTGAATTATCCAGAAATGGATTAAGTGATATAAGTTTGCTATGATTggaaatagtttgtttttaagattacttattttgttactaaaatgCATGTGTTGcgattgttgaataaaaaagtttagagtaggatttaattcttttgtatttagGGAACCAATAATTTGTTCAGTTTTAATTGATTtagcattttgaaaaaatctaaaacagaaattaaatgtaTGAATTAAGTGTGTAGTGAAGAAAATTGTTCTGTGTAATCGAATACAATTGTAGTTACATATGATGTTactatatttttgcatttttctattaaacattcggaatttatattacagtaaaagtaaaattatcttttGGCCAACGGAAAGAAGATTGTGAAAGCCAATGAGGACCATGCCACCAAAGTGACATGTCAAGTAATCTACTTGGTGTACAACCTCTAGACAATACATCTGCTGGATTATCAGAGGATTAGACATCCAATTAGCATTTGAAGTATATTTCTGAACCTCAGAAATTCTATTGCTGACAAATACTTTCCAGATGGTTGTCTATGAATCCAATGTAGTGCTATTGTAGAATCTGTGTAATGTAAGGCAGTAACtacattcaataataaataactaagttGTAGATAACCACAAAGATCAAGTCTTGgtagtgtaatttgttttaagggtgctaattttgatttaaaacaaagtaaattagaaGTTGTATGGTTGGTGTATACAATTCATATGTAAATGCAGCAGCCATAGCCTTTTATAGAGGCACTGGAGAAACCATGTATTTTTTGCTGGAATTGGAATCttccaattccagcaacattttggtcattcctgcTGTaaaggttgatcatatcaaaaattgtttgataaaaagatatttcagaattttccagaagtcgaatctaTGGTACCTGTTACAATaggaagctttcttatgaaatctacctaataactTAAAGGTACATTAACAACCTAACATCAAGTTATATATAGAATAATGACTATAACAAAGCAAAGAATATCTTCACCTacttaaaaagataaaagtttataaaGATCCTTGcaggaaaatgtttaattattttacacttgGTAATTATAAATCATCTGTGACGTATGAATTGTCTGGGAAATTTTGCCATATATCCACTAGAAGTGCttgctttacaaaatataaaaccgtAAGATTTAAATGCAAATAAGAAACCGTCACTGGTAAATTGAGAACCAGCAATGAATCTTCTTTTATTGAAGTGTTTATTTTCTGATTATGTTTAGACAGAagtctaaatctttttttcaatcaGCAAGAGAATTGTTATCTTGATGCtttctacaaaatatatatattttttttttttcttaaataaaggtTTTCACTTATTATATACCAATTTTTCTAACTGTTTTGTTTCAGGGAACACCTATTTTAATTGTTGGACATCAGCTTCTGCATGGTAAAGTTATTAACTTAGAGAAACCATTTGCTGTTCTACACCGTTTAAGGAAAAGAATTGATGATGATAAGCCAGAAACAGAATATATTGTTAAAgctataattaagaaaaaattactatttaaaactaGACCAAAACCTATCATcagcaatatttctaaaataaaataggtgttaataaattactttgttcTAATTACTAGCAatcttctttatttaaagagCAGCATCCTTTAAtcacaaactttttttaagtaaattgagcTTGTGCCATAAAAACCTGTAGGCCTTTAAGTGGAAGCCtacaaaatgtaaaacttaactcatttttaaagttattttttagcaGTAGTTATTTTTAGTTCTGGCAAATATTAACTAACATAATTgattaacattttctttgaaaaagagaaaatgattttaatttttttcatatgtaacataaaaatatggaacataatatacaaaattttaaaaactggattCCTAAGCCTCTGAATATGTGTTAATTTAATCCATCCACTATTTATCCATTTGAGACCCAAAATTGATTAACAATACATTTCCAGAAAGTATGTACATTAAGCTTGAAAAACCTCAAAATTTGGAAAGTGGTTTtgattaaaaccatttttttttcaatgaggtAGTTCtgagaaaaatttttgaaagtatatgtttggagcgtagcattgtatggaagtgaaacttggatgaccggagtacctgagaagaaaagattagaagcttttgaaatgtggtgctacataggaaaatattaaaaatcatatgggtggataaactgacaaatgaagaggtgttgcggcaaatcgattaagaaataagcatttggaaaaatatagttaaaaggagacaagacatataggccacatattaaggtatcctggaataggaTGTCTCTTCTAGGGTGCTTTATACCCTGTGTTTATTATAGGGTGcattaatattggagggacagtaGAAGGAAGAAATTGTCCAGGCAGGCAatgcttggaatatgtaaataaattgttagggatgtaggatgtagggggtataccaaaattaaacaactagatagggaattttggagagctccatcaaaccagtcaaatgactgaaaacaaaaaaaaaaatatatatatatatatatataaaatctcaccaaattttgcatttttttggcCTGgtcaattctaaattattattagccAAATgattataatcctttttttttatgatctgttATATTACATACTATATAAAATCAGTACAtgctttttacttattttttatactactacTGAAAAAATGCTATTAACAAGTTCACCGAAGAAGCGTAAAATGTGGCTGTTAAAATTTGTTGcttaaaagtaaatgttataaatttgtctTTCATTGTCTTTAATTCTCTTCTACTTGTGGACAAATGCCAATATGCCCTCCATTGCCCATGTACTCCTTGATGCCGTTTATGCAGTGGATTAtagtctgtaaatatttttaagctaaatttattttttttttatttgagattgCCTAAAATGTCAGTGTACTAATTCTCCAGTATCCATCCATAGATGATGATTCTTTAACAACCTTGgtttagaatgtaaaattatagtaagctgttttttaatataatcctgCTTTTAAAGTATCTCAACAATCAAGTACCATACATAACTCATTgatcttttatatataaagtcaAAGTATActagtaattaaaatatcaattgaaTTATGTGCTTCCCTTTTGATTTTGAAAACTGTATCATACGTTTAATAAAAGcacaatatttacagaaaatattgcCAACCTCTGTGGAAGCacctctgcctttcatctggaggtcctggggttcaaattccagtcagacattttcatacactacaaaattctatttctataCTCCCACATAC
Proteins encoded in this region:
- the LOC142326656 gene encoding chromosome transmission fidelity protein 8 homolog yields the protein MSIIIKLAEVGDDGLPAWGLVEIQGDLLSRSGSPLLGQYVGDLHFTKEGTPILIVGHQLLHGKVINLEKPFAVLHRLRKRIDDDKPETEYIVKAIIKKKLLFKTRPKPIISNISKIK